One segment of uncultured Propionivibrio sp. DNA contains the following:
- a CDS encoding UvrD-helicase domain-containing protein translates to MSAVLNPPQREAIRYLDGPLLVLAGAGSGKTRVITQKIAYLVQECGFSPSNIAAITFTNKAAKEMQERVAQLLDGKPDGLTISTFHSLGMRILREEAKVLGYKPRFSIFDSNDCFAILSDLSGSADKATIRRLQTLISNWKNGLIQPDAALANAESEIEKLAAQAYASYAATLKAYQAVDFDDLIVLPVLLFDAHPEVLDKWQNRLRYLLVDEYQDTNACQYRLLKQIAGPRAAFTAVGDDDQAIYGWRGADIENLRGLPRDYPNLKLIKLEQNYRSTVRILKAANAVISHNEKLFDKKLWSDLGHGEPISVTVCRDSEKEAEHVAMKLQAHRFEHRGKFSDYAILYRGNFQARVIEQHLRDQRVPYLLSGGQSFFDKAEIKDITAYLRLLANNDDDPAFIRAVTTPKRGVGSSTLEALGTYAGERHISLFAAAFEEGFARRVQARQLGPLVEFCEFINRVEYRAQREPAGAVMNDLLGAIGYEAWLMSEEERKVAMARWESVQELVGWLTRRGEEDGKNLIELTQMIALINMLEKREDADAPDAVQLSTLHASKGLEFKHVFLIGVEEGVLPHRESLDPVKLEEERRLMYVGITRAQRSLHVTYAERRKQGRDFFPCEPSRFIAEMGEDLRFSGGKTEAPPDKASGAARLAAMRAMLAGKAG, encoded by the coding sequence ATGTCCGCTGTCCTCAATCCCCCCCAACGCGAAGCCATTCGCTATCTTGACGGTCCCTTGCTGGTGCTTGCCGGCGCCGGTTCGGGCAAGACGCGCGTAATTACCCAGAAGATCGCCTACCTGGTCCAGGAGTGCGGCTTCTCGCCCTCGAATATCGCGGCGATCACTTTCACCAACAAGGCTGCCAAGGAAATGCAGGAGCGCGTCGCGCAACTGCTCGATGGCAAGCCCGACGGGCTGACGATCTCGACTTTTCACTCGCTCGGCATGCGCATCCTGCGCGAGGAGGCGAAGGTGCTGGGCTACAAGCCGCGCTTTTCGATCTTCGATTCGAACGACTGTTTCGCCATTCTCTCCGATCTCTCGGGCAGTGCTGACAAGGCGACGATCCGTCGTCTGCAGACGCTGATCTCCAACTGGAAGAACGGGCTGATCCAGCCCGACGCCGCGCTCGCCAATGCCGAGAGCGAGATCGAGAAACTGGCGGCACAGGCGTATGCCAGCTACGCGGCGACGCTGAAAGCCTATCAGGCCGTCGATTTCGATGATCTGATCGTGCTGCCAGTGTTGCTCTTCGACGCCCATCCCGAGGTGCTCGACAAGTGGCAGAACCGGTTGCGTTATCTGCTCGTCGATGAATACCAGGACACCAATGCCTGCCAGTATCGCCTGCTCAAGCAGATCGCCGGGCCGCGGGCGGCCTTTACCGCGGTTGGCGACGATGACCAGGCGATTTACGGTTGGCGCGGTGCCGACATCGAGAACCTGCGCGGCCTGCCGCGCGATTACCCGAACCTCAAACTGATCAAGCTCGAACAGAACTATCGTTCGACGGTGCGCATCCTCAAGGCTGCCAACGCGGTCATCTCGCACAACGAAAAACTGTTCGACAAGAAGCTTTGGTCGGATCTCGGGCACGGCGAGCCGATTTCGGTGACGGTCTGCCGCGACAGCGAGAAGGAAGCCGAGCACGTGGCGATGAAGCTTCAGGCGCACCGCTTCGAGCATCGCGGCAAGTTTTCCGATTACGCCATCCTCTACCGCGGCAATTTCCAGGCGCGCGTCATCGAGCAGCATCTGCGCGACCAGCGTGTGCCGTATCTGCTCTCGGGTGGGCAGTCCTTTTTCGACAAAGCCGAAATCAAGGATATCACCGCGTATTTGCGCCTGCTCGCCAACAACGACGACGATCCGGCTTTCATCCGGGCGGTGACGACACCGAAACGCGGTGTCGGCAGTTCGACGCTCGAAGCGCTCGGCACCTATGCGGGCGAACGCCACATCTCGCTCTTCGCCGCCGCCTTCGAGGAGGGTTTCGCCCGTCGCGTGCAGGCGCGCCAACTCGGTCCGCTGGTCGAATTCTGCGAATTCATCAATCGCGTCGAATACCGCGCCCAACGCGAACCGGCGGGCGCGGTGATGAACGACCTGCTCGGCGCCATCGGCTACGAAGCCTGGCTGATGAGCGAGGAAGAGCGCAAGGTGGCGATGGCGCGCTGGGAGAGCGTGCAGGAACTCGTCGGCTGGCTGACGCGGCGCGGCGAGGAGGACGGCAAGAACCTGATCGAGCTGACGCAGATGATCGCGCTCATCAACATGCTCGAAAAACGCGAGGACGCCGATGCGCCCGATGCCGTTCAGCTATCGACGCTGCACGCCTCGAAAGGACTGGAGTTCAAGCACGTTTTTCTGATCGGCGTCGAGGAGGGCGTGCTGCCGCACCGCGAATCGCTCGATCCGGTCAAGCTCGAGGAGGAGCGCCGGTTGATGTATGTCGGCATCACCCGCGCCCAGCGCTCGCTGCATGTGACCTATGCCGAACGGCGCAAACAGGGGCGCGATTTCTTCCCTTGCGAACCCTCGCGTTTCATCGCCGAAATGGGCGAGGATCTGCGTTTTTCCGGCGGCAAGACCGAGGCGCCGCCGGACAAGGCGAGCGGCGCCGCGCGTCTGGCGGCGATGCGCGCGATGCTGGCCGGGAAGGCTGGCTAG